A window of the Brassica napus cultivar Da-Ae chromosome C5, Da-Ae, whole genome shotgun sequence genome harbors these coding sequences:
- the LOC106365587 gene encoding histone acetyltransferase HAC12: MDHDNLKLRQYMQNFVFNIVLQRQQSPVDAASKAKFMEIARRLEEGLYKMANSKEDYVNRSTLESRIMGLMKSRYMSNYNQLLADSSSVGAMIPTPGLSHAAGNPSSVVTSSADATVAGNNNSTSTAVNTGNLLAAGGMHEGNVSTGYQRSSRNFSLGSGGNLASLGCQRSTAQMIPTPGFANNGTNNNSDGFSGVANNSVKDGVGVNEKSVDTGEGYRATNPDTFGLGIRQIQQMLRPQNIGSDPKNSFRNLAVGVELEPSPRGQWPSQSQENTQISNGMSSEQKVQEDFRRRSTGIDEAQPNNLTEGSVIDQNHTSTISESHSLQNSIAYQQRWLLFLLHARSCKPPVGKCTERNCVTVQKLWSHMDSCVKPRCLYSRCGITKSLIIHFKTCKDIRCRLCVPVRRTYNQHQANARLQARLQNKSSAVIAVNRDVVSNDSLCATAGAVSSAPGCADTLDNLQASSKRLKVEPSFQPVVSETESCKSSIVSKTETELSQDAERKDHRHSDAHEVLKSENVEVIEEISDISVQAGFGIKEKKHEAFENDPKPRSVSEPGQHDLCGASPKQENIKMEQETKKEVLVESADVVASKSGNPKIKGVSLTEFFTPEQVREHIRGLRQWIGQNKVNAEKNQAMENSMNENSCQLCAVEKLTFEPPPIYCTPCGARIKRNAMYYTVVSGEHRHYFCIPCYNGSRGDTILAEGTSMPKARLEKKTNDEETEEWWVQCDKCEAWQHQICALFNGRRNDGGQAEYTCPNCYILEVEHNERKPLLQSAVLGAKDLPKTILSDHIEQRLFQRLEQERTERARAQGKICDEIPTAESLVVRVVLSVDKKLEVKSRFLEIFREDNFPTEFPYKSKVVLLFQKIEGVEVCLFGMYVQEFGSECSSPNHRRVFLSYLDSVKYFRPAIKCAYGEALRTFVYQEILIGYLDYCKMRGFTSCYIWACPPLKGDDYILYCHPEIQKTPKSDKLRGWYLAMLRKAAKEGIVVGTTNLYDHFFLQIGECRAKVTAARLPYFDGDYWPGAAEDIIQQMGQEDDGRKGNKKGILKKPITKRALKGSGQLDLSRNMSIDQLLMHKLGETIRPMKEDFIMVHLQPCCTHCCTLMVTGNRWVCSQCKDFQLCDGCYEAELKRWGKERHPVNQKNQHTLYHVEITDIPADTTDRDAILESEFFDTRQAFLSLCQGNHYQYDTLRRAKHSSMMVLYHLHNPTAPAFVATCNACHLDIESGQGWRCEVCPDYDVCNACYSREGCVNHPHKLTNHPSLADQNAQNKEARQLRVLQFTIMRDLLVHAIQCRLAKDCQYPNCRYVNRLFQHAVHCKIHVGGGCDRCKKMVHLLQSHARACNESNCDVVRCGELKERLRRIQQRSESRRRAAVMEMVRQRAAEVAGTSG, encoded by the exons ATGGACCATGATAACTTGAAACTCCGGCAGTACATGCAAAACTTTGT CTTTAACATTGTACTGCAACGGCAACAATCTCCTGTTGATGCTGCGTCAAAGGCAAAGTTTATGGAGATTGCTAGACGCTTGGAAGAGGGGCTGTATAAGATGGCTAACTCAAAG GAGGATTACGTGAACCGGTCAACCCTTGAGTCTCGGATTATGGGCCTAATGAAAAGCAGATACATGAGTAACTACAATCAGCTACTTGCTGATTCGTCTTCGGTTGGAGCGATGATACCTACTCCAGGATTATCACACGCAGCGGGTAATCCTAGCTCGGTGGTTACATCCTCTGCTGATGCTACAGTAGCTGGAAACAACAACAGCACAAGTACAGCTGTGAACACTGGAAACCTTCTAGCTGCTGGGGGCATGCATGAAG GCAATGTCTCTACTGGATACCAACGTTCATCGAGAAACTTTTCTCTTGGTTCCGGAGGGAACCTGGCATCCTTGGGTTGTCAAAGAAGTACTGCCCAGATGATTCCTACGCCTGGGTTCGCTAACAATGGTACTAATAACAACAGTGATGGATTTTCTGGTGTGGCCAATAACTCTGTAAAGGATGGTGTTGGAGTGAACGAAAAAAGTGTAGACACAG GGGAAGGTTATAGAGCAACAAATCCTGACACCTTTGGATTAGGAATCCGACAGATTCAGCAAATGTTACGCCCTCAGAATATAGGTTCTGATCCTAAGAACAGTTTTAGAAATCTTGCTGTTGGAGTAGAATTAGAACCCAGTCCACGGGGTCAATGGCCTTCCCAGTCTCAGGAAAACACTCAAATTTCTAATGGTATGTCAAGTGAACAGAAGGTTCAGGAGGATTTCCGTCGAAGAAGTACCGGAATAGATGAAGCTCAACCTAATAATTTGACCGAAGGGTCTGTTATTGATCAAAATCACACTTCTACCATATCCGAATCCCATAGTCTGCAAAATTCTATTGCATATCAACAGAGATGGCTCTTGTTTCTACTTCATGCACGGTCCTGCAAACCGCCAGTAGGGAAGTGCACAGAGCGAAATTGCGTTACTGTTCAGAAACTATGGAGTCACATGGACAGTTGTGTAAAACCTCGGTGTTTGTATTCGCGTTGTGGTATCACAAAGTCATTGATTATCCACTTTAAAACCTGCAAGGATATTCGGTGCCGCCTCTGTGTACCAGTGAGAAGAACCTACAATCAGCACCAAGCTAATGCGCGTCTCCAGGCCCGTTTACAAAACAAAAGCAGTGCAGTGATCGCGGTGAACAGAGATGTAGTATCAAATGATTCACTATGCGCTACTGCTGGAGCTGTTTCTAGTGCCCCTGGCTGTGCTGACACTTTAGATAATTTGCAAGCTTCATCAAAACGGTTGAAAGTGGAGCCGTCTTTTCAACCAGTGGTCTCTGAGACTGAAAGTTGTAAAAGCTCCATTGTTTCAAAAACAGAAACAGAATTATCGCAGGATGCTGAAAGAAAGGATCATAGGCACAGCGATGCACATGAGGTATTGAAGTCGGAGAACGTGGAAGTGATAGAAGAAATTTCTGATATTTCTGTTCAAGCTGGATTCGGCATCAAAGAGAAAAAGCATGAAGCTTTTGAAAATGATCCGAAGCCTAGGTCTGTCAGTGAACCAGGTCAACATGATCTATGTGGTGCCTCGCCAAagcaagaaaacataaaaatggagCAAGAGACGAAGAAAGAAGTTCTGGTGGAGTCTGCTGATGTTGTTGCATCAAAATCTGGAAACCCAAAGATAAAGGGTGTTTCTTTGACTGAATTTTTCACTCCCGAACAAGTGAGAGAACATATTCGTGGTCTTCGTCAGTGGATTGGCCAG AATAAAGTCAATGCAGAAAAGAATCAGGCCATGGAGAATTCGATGAATGAGAATTCCTGCCAGTTATGCGCGGTGGAGAAGCTTACGTTCGAGCCACCACCTATTTATTGTACTCCTTGTGGTGCTCGTATCAAAAGAAATGCGATGTACTATACAGTTGTATCTGGTGAACATCGGCATTACTTTTGTATTCCCTGTTATAATGGATCCCGAGGAGACACTATACTCGCTGAAGGGACTTCGATGCCAAAGGCAAGACTCGAGAAAAAGACAAACGATGAAGAGACTGAAGAATGG TGGGTCCAGTGTGATAAATGTGAGGCCTGGCAGCATCAAATATGTGCTCTATTTAATGGGAGAAGGAATGATGGGGGGCAAGCTGAGTACACCTGCCCAAATTGCTATATACTTGAGGTAGAGCACAATGAGAGAAAGCCTTTGCTTCAAAGCGCTGTTCTTGGAGCGAAAGACCTGCCAAAAACGATTCTCAGTGACCATATAGAGCAGCGGTTGTTTCAAAGGCTGGAGCAGGAAAGGACTGAGAGAGCCAGGGCTCAAGGAAAAATTTGTGATGAG ATTCCTACTGCTGAATCCCTTGTTGTTAGAGTTGTTCTATCCGTTGACAAGAAGCTGGAAGTCAAATCTCGATTTCTTGAAATTTTTAGGGAGGATAATTTCCCCACAGAATTTCCATACAAGTCCAAG GTGGTTCTATTATTCCAGAAGATTGAAGGTGTAGAAGTTTGCTTGTTCGGGATGTATGTCCAAGAATTTGGATCCGAATGTTCATCTCCTAATCATCGCCGTGTGTTTCTCTCGTATCTGGATTCTGTGAAGTACTTTAGACCTGCGATTAAATGTGCTTATGGAGAGGCTCTGCGCACTTTTGTATACCAAGAAATTCTA ATTGGTTACCTGGATTACTGCAAAATGCGTGGTTTCACAAGCTGCTATATATGGGCTTGTCCACCACTGAAGGGTGATGACTATATCCTATATTGCCATCCAGAAATTCAGAAAACGCCAAAGTCTGATAAACTACGGGGGTG GTACTTAGCAATGTTGAGAAAAGCTGCAAAGGAAGGGATTGTAGTGGGAACTACAAATCTATATGACCATTTTTTCTTGCAAATTGGTGAATGTAGAGCTAAGGTTACGGCAGCTAGGCTCCCGTATTTCGATGGTGACTATTGGCCAGGTGCAGCAGAGGATATCATACAACAAATGGGTCAAGAAGATGATGGTAGAAAGGGAAATAAGAAAGGAATTCTGAAGAAACCCATTACAAAAAGGGCTCTAAAAGGATCCGGCCAGTTGGATCTGTCTAGGAATATGTCCATAGATCAGCTGCTAATGCATAAA CTTGGTGAGACCATTCGCCCCATGAAGGAGGATTTTATCATGGTTCACTTGCAGCCTTGTTGCACGCATTGCTGTACACTGATGGTAACTGGAAATCGTTGGGTCTGCAGCCAGTGCAAAGACTTCCAGTTATGTGACGG GTGCTATGAGGCTGAACTGAAACGATGGGGCAAAGAAAGGCATCCTGTTAATCAAAAGAATCAACACACACTGTATCAT GTTGAGATCACCGATATTCCTGCAGACACCACGGATAGAGATGCGATACTTGAAAGTGAATTTTTTGATACGAGGCAAGCATTCCTGAGTCTTTGTCAGGGGAACCATTATCAGTATGATACACTGAGGCGGGCGAAACATTCCTCAATGATGGTGCTTTATCATTTGCACAATCCAACTGCTCCTGCTTTTGTCGCAACATGTAACGCATGTCACCTCGATATCGAAAGTGGTCAAGGTTGGCGTTGTGAAGTTTGCCCGGACTACGATGTATGCAATGCTTGTTACAGTAGAGAAGGCTGTGTTAATCATCCTCACAAGTTGACAAATCATCCGTCACTAGCTGATCAGAATGCTCAGAATAAAGAAGCTAGGCAATTGCGAGTCTTGCAG TTCACGATAATGCGCGATCTTCTGGTGCATGCGATACAATGCCGTCTTGCTAAAGATTGTCAATATCCCAACTGCCGCTATGTGAATAGGCTATTTCAACATGCCGTCCATTGCAAAATACATGTGGGAGGAGGCTGTGATCGGTGCAAGAAAATGGTGCATCTCTTGCAAAGCCACGCTCGGGCCTGCAATGAATCAAATTGCGATGTAGTTCGATGCGG GGAGCTAAAGGAACGTCTGAGAAGGATACAGCAGCGATCAGAATCACGGCGCAGGGCAGCCGTCATGGAGATGGTGCGACAGAGAGCCGCAGAAGTCGCTGGGACCTCCGGTTGA
- the BNAC05G12780D gene encoding protein HIGH CHLOROPHYLL FLUORESCENCE PHENOTYPE 173, chloroplastic, with product MVGGIVGSNMAATDARRFLSSNFGNSFSRIHRWDFHDRSQIAIPRAQSSSSSDKNRREKKPRNRPVTTATKEGEETSAKKLDAPPPPPPPRTQSPSPPPLKLDDVNPVGLGRRSRQLFDEVWRKFSGLGQISRTTRPDEQDALDSLLIREGPMCEFAVPGAQNVTVLVVGATSRIGRIVVRKLMLRGYTVKALVRKTDEEVISMLPRSVDIVVGDVGEPSTLKSAVESCSKIIYCATARSTITADLVRVDHLGVYNLTKALQDYNNRLAQLRAGKSSKSKLLIAKFKSAEALDGWEVRQGTYFQDTTASKYDGGMDAKFEFTESERAEFSGYVFTRGGYVELSKKLSLPLGSTLDRYEGLVLSVGGNGRSYVVILEAGPSSDMSQSKLYFARITTKAGFCRVRVPFSAFRPVNPEDPPLDPFLVHTLTIRFEPKRQRPVDGVAGAQQDLRSFSLVFEYIKALPAGQETDFILVSCTGSGVEPNRREQVLKAKRAGEDSLRRSGLGYTIIRPGPLKEEPGGQRALIFDQGNRISQGISCADVADICVKSLHDSTARNKSFDVCHEYVAEQGIELYELVAHLPDKANNYLTPALSVLEKNT from the exons ATGGTGGGTGGTATTGTTGGGAGTAACATGGCGGCGACTGATGCGAGGAGGTTTCTAAGTTCGAATTTTGGCAACAGTTTCAGCAGAATCCACAGATGGGATTTCCACGATCGGTCCCAGATCGCAATCCCTAGAGCtcaatcttcttcatcctccgaCAAGAACCGCCGCGAAAAGAAGCCCAGGAACCGACCCGTCACCACAGCTACAAAGGAAGGCGAAGAGACGTCTGCGAAGAAACTCGACGCACCTCCTCCCCCGCCGCCTCCGCGGACTCAGTCTCCGTCTCCGCCGCCGCTGAAACTCGACGATGTGAATCCCGTGGGTTTGGGACGGCGATCGCGGCAGCTCTTCGACGAGGTGTGGCGTAAATTCTCCGGCTTGGGTCAGATTTCGAGGACGACGAGACCCGATGAGCAGGATGCTCTCGACAGTCTTCTCATCAGAGAAGGGCCTATGTGCGAGTTCGCCGTCCCCGGCGCTCAAAACGTCACCGTTTTAGTCGTTGGAGCCACTAGCAGAATCGGCCGTATCGTCGTCCGTAAACTCATGCTCCGTGGCTACACCGTCAAG GCACTGGTGAGGAAAACAGATGAGGAAGTGATAAGCATGTTGCCAAGATCGGTAGATATTGTGGTCGGTGACGTGGGCGAACCGTCAACGCTTAAGTCTGCGGTGGAAAGCTGCAGCAAGATCATCTATTGCGCCACTGCTCGGTCTACTATCACTGCTGACCTCGTCCGGGTTGATCATTTGGGTGTTTATAACCTCACCAAGGCTCTTCAG GATTACAATAACAGACTAGCGCAGCTGAGAGCTGGTAAAAGCAGCAAAAGCAAGCTTTTGATTGCCAAGTTCAAGTCTGCTGAGGCGCTTGACGGTTGGGAAGTTCGTCAAGGGACTTACTTTCAGGACACAACTGCTTCTAAATATGATGGTGGGATGGATGCTAAGTTCGAGTTCACCGAATCTGAGAGAGCTGAGTTTTCAG GTTATGTTTTCACCCGAGGAGGATATGTTGAGTTGTCTAAGAAACTTTCACTTCCACTAGGTTCCACTCTTGACAG GTATGAAGGCTTAGTTCTTTCTGTTGGTGGGAACGGAAGATCCTACGTTGTAATCCTTGAAGCTGGTCCTTCATCAGATATGTCTCAGAGCAAACTGTATTTCGCTAGGATTACTACCAAAGCTGGATTTTGTCGA GTAAGGGTACCATTTTCAGCTTTTCGTCCGGTTAATCCAGAAGATCCACCGCTAGATCCGTTTCTCGTTCATACATTGACAATACGTTTTGAGCCTAAAAGACAG AGACCAGTTGATGGTGTTGCTGGTGCACAACAGGATCTAAGAAGCTTTAGCCTTGTATTCGAGTACATCAAGGCTTTGCCT GCCGGTCAAGAAACCGACTTTATATTGGTTTCATGTACTGGTTCTGGAGTAGAACCCAACAGAAGGGAGCAAGTGCTAAAAGCTAAGAGG GCTGGTGAAGATTCATTGAGAAGATCAGGCCTTGGATACACCATTATTCGTCCTGGTCCCTTGAAG GAGGAGCCAGGCGGTCAACGAGCTCTGATATTTGATCAGGGAAACAGAATATCTCAG GGCATTAGTTGCGCGGATGTGGCTGATATTTGTGTCAAGTCACTGCACGATTCAACGGCGAGAAACAAAAGCTTCGAT GTTTGCCATGAATACGTTGCTGAGCAAGGAATAGAGCTCTACGAGCTG GTGGCTCATTTGCCAGACAAGGCGAACAACTATCTGACTCCTGCTTTATCTGTACTTGAGAAGAACACATGA
- the LOC106365584 gene encoding 50S ribosomal protein L20-like yields MNKKEIFKLAKGFRGRAKNCIRIARERVEKALQYSYRDRRNKKREMRGLWIERINAGSRQHGVNYGNFIHGLMKENIQLNRKVLSELSMHEPYSFKALVDVSRNSFPGNKNVVQAPRKLDISSINA; encoded by the exons ATGAACAAGAAGGAGATATTCAAGCTAGCGAAGGGTTTCAGGGGAAGAGCGAAGAACTGCATAAGAATCGCGAGGGAGAGAGTGGAGAAAGCTCTTCAGTACTCTTACAGAGACAGGCGCAACAAGAAACGTGAGATGAGAGGTCTCTGGATCGAGCGTATCAACGCTGGCTCCCGTCAGCACGGT GTGAATTACGGTAACTTTATCCACGGACTGATGAAGGAGAACATCCAGCTGAACCGTAAAGTCCTCTCTGAGTTATCTATGCATGAGCCTTACAGCTTCAAAGCACTCGTTGACGTCTCCCGCAACTCCTTCCCTGGAAATAAGAACGTTGTCCAAGCTCCTCGTAAACTAGACATTTCTTCTATTAATGCCTAG
- the LOC106365583 gene encoding U-box domain-containing protein 35 — protein MWLPKTDATCKGTLSGSVAVAIDKDKTSQNAIKWTMENLTSRGQTLALIHVAPKSQSSSDIEDGTMHMQQMDKQTKDLFVSFHCYCSRKEIHCLDVLLEDADKVKAIVEYVTVSAIENLVLGAPSRSSFMRRFKTDLPTSVSKAAPDFCNVYVISKGKISSLRSSSRPAPYKSTVLSDFENQETAASEKKHKPANTTPITRARRSVDSDGPRPGFVKLPQGHIKMKGDFSDSESEFSFISASQQGSENSFISSGTPSSIDRCSFTYDLPDSARTSRMSTSSEQSIGSHRLGIKFTDLGFLNNSSTASEESGRTSCSYSSQSLDDVEAQMRRLRLELKQTMDMYSSACREALTARQEATELKNLRSEEGRRMEELKMTEETAISMMENEKAKAKTAMEAAEAANRLAEAEAKRRLTAEMKALKESDSPTRYSMVRYRKYTVHEIEEGTGNFAESRKVGEGGYGPVFRGHLDHTSVAVKVLRPDAAQGRSQFQKEVEVLSCIRHPNMVLLLGACPEYGILVYEYMAKGSLDDRLFRRGNTPPISWQLRFRIAAEIATGLLFLHQTKPEPIVHRDLKPGNVLLDHNYVSKISDVGLARLVPAVAENVTQYRVTSAAGTFCYIDPEYQQTGMLGVKSDVYSLGIMLLQLLTAKQPMGLAYYVEQAIEEGKLKDMLDPAVPDWPLEEAMSLAKLSLQCAELRRKDRPDLGKEVMPELNRLRELGAESLESVFYAGHGPFSHSSQVSYTSEGRSAPSISNPGSYISNP, from the exons ATGTGGCTACCGAAAACAGATGCGACATGTAAAGGAACATTAAGTGGTTCAGTTGCTGTTGCAATAGACAAAGACAAAACTAGCCAAAATGCTATCAAATGGACAATGGAGAATCTTACTTCTCGGGGCCAAACTCTTGCTCTTATTCATGTCGCTCCCAAATCTCAATCTTCTTCAG ACATTGAAGACGGAACAATGCATATGCAGCAAATGGATAAGCAAACAAAAGATCTCTTTGTATCTTTCCACTGTTATTGCAGCCGTAAAGAA ATACATTGTCTGGATGTTTTGCTTGAAGACGCTGACAAAGTCAAAGCGATTGTTGAATACGTTACAGTTTCTGCCATCGAGAATTTAGTACTTGGTGCTCCATCAAGGAGTAGCTTTATgag AAGATTCAAAACGGATTTACCAACGAGTGTGTCAAAGGCAGCTCCAGATTTCTGCAATGTTTACGTCATTTCCAAAGGCAAAATATCTTCCTTACGAAGCTCCTCTCGTCCTGCTCCTTACAAATCAACAGTTCTCAGCGATTTTGAAAATCAGGAAACTGCTGCCTCTGAGAAAAAACACAAACCAG CTAACACAACCCCAATAACTAGGGCACGAAGATCAGTTGATTCAGATGGTCCAAG ACCAGGGTTTGTGAAACTACCACAAGGACACATTAAAATGAAAGGAGACTTCTCAGATTCAGAGTCCGAGTTCTCATTCATAAGTGCTTCACAACAAGGATCAGAAAACTCATTTATCAGCTCGGGGACGCCGAGTAGTATAGATAGGTGTTCTTTTACCTACGACTTACCAGACTCAGCAAGAACCTCAAGAATGTCAACTAGCTCAGAGCAGAGCATTGGTTCACATAGATTAGGGATCAAGTTCACGGATCTAGGTTTTCTCAATAACTCTTCAACGGCTTCTGAAGAGAGTGGAAGAACTTCTTGCTCTTACTCATCTCAGAGCTTGGATGATGTTGAAGCTCAAATGAGGAGACTGCGTTTAGAGCTAAAACAAACCATGGATATGTATAGCTCAGCTTGCAGAGAAGCTTTAACCGCAAGGCAAGag GCGACAGAGCTGAAAAATCTGAGGTCAGAAGAGGGAAGAAGAATGGAAGAACTAAAGATGACAGAGGAGACAGCAATTTCAATGATGGAAAATGAGAAGGCAAAGGCCAAAACAGCCATGGAAGCTGCTGAAGCTGCAAACAGGCTTGCGGAAGCTGAGGCAAAGAGAAGACTAACCGCAGAGATGAAGGCACTGAAAGAAAGCGACTCTCCCACTCGGTATAGCATGGTTCGGTACAGGAAGTACACTGTTCATGAAATCGAAGAAGGAACTGGAAACTTCGCAGAGTCAAGAAAAGTGGGAGAAGGAGGGTATGGGCCTGTGTTTAGAGGTCATCTTGATCACACAAGTGTTGCTGTTAAGGTCTTACGTCCTGATGCTGCTCAAGGAAGATCACAGTTTCAAAAAGAG GTTGAAGTACTAAGTTGCATAAGGCATCCAAACATGGTGCTTCTATTAGGAGCCTGTCCAGAATATGGCATTCTCGTCTACGAATACATGGCCAAAGGAAGCTTAGATGACCGTCTCTTCAGACGCGGAAACACGCCTCCGATCTCATGGCAACTGCGTTTCAGAATCGCTGCAGAGATAGCTACTGGCCTACTCTTCTTACACCAGACCAAACCAGAACCAATTGTCCACCGAGACTTGAAACCAGGAAACGTTCTCCTCGACCACAACTACGTCAGCAAGATCAGCGACGTAGGGCTAGCGAGACTAGTCCCGGCGGTAGCAGAGAACGTGACTCAGTACAGAGTCACATCAGCTGCAGGAACGTTCTGTTACATCGACCCTGAGTATCAACAAACAGGAATGTTGGGTGTGAAGTCTGATGTTTATTCGCTGGGGATCATGCTTTTGCAGCTTTTGACTGCGAAACAGCCAATGGGTTTGGCTTATTATGTGGAACAGGCCATTGAAGAAGGGAAGCTGAAAGATATGCTAGATCCTGCAGTACCAGATTGGCCGTTAGAGGAAGCTATGTCTCTTGCTAAGTTATCGTTACAATGTGCTGAGTTGAGAAGAAAAGATAGGCCTGATCTTGGTAAAGAAGTGATGCCTGAGCTTAATAGACTAAGAGAGTTAGGTGCAGAGAGTCTTGAGAGTGTGTTTTATGCTGGACATGGACCGTTTTCACATTCTAGCCAAGTCTCTTATACATCG GAAGGTAGGAGTGCTCCTTCTATATCGAATCCAGGATCTTATATATCAAACCCATAG
- the BNAC05G12810D gene encoding uncharacterized protein BNAC05G12810D, whose translation MKQPTFPSAAAEETKSEQNQTGAKQKSKKFPTATELISHYQKQGGLEAAEASVKVIEDLQNALVRVASSSKNASSKSKLLADARKIDAISGRLAVVDAKLETKPGYVETFALGLASGAALNGISAVWPHVTRGISQVWSAVKSGTDPSAAS comes from the coding sequence ATGAAGCAACCTACGTTTCCCAGCGCGGCGGCGGAGGAAACCAAATCAGAGCAAAACCAGACCGGAGCAAAGCAGAAATCGAAGAAATTCCCAACTGCAACCGAGCTAATCTCACACTACCAGAAGCAAGGGGGACTCGAAGCAGCTGAAGCCTCGGTTAAGGTAATCGAAGACCTGCAAAACGCGCTCGTGCGAGTCGCTTCGTCATCGAAGAACGCCTCCAGCAAGAGCAAGCTTCTAGCTGACGCGAGGAAAATCGACGCCATTAGTGGAAGGCTTGCCGTCGTGGACGCCAAGTTGGAGACGAAGCCTGGATACGTCGAGACTTTCGCGTTAGGGTTAGCTTCCGGTGCAGCACTTAACGGAATTAGCGCCGTTTGGCCTCACGTTACCAGAGGGATCAGTCAGGTTTGGTCCGCCGTTAAGAGTGGGACAGATCCGTCAGCTGCCTCTTAA
- the LOC106365582 gene encoding protein FAM32A: protein MSAYDNVIGGKLKLKGKALDVKAGGVKKKKKKQKKQEEQALKITDHHELIEGENTEALGELIGEEGEEDEAGMSELAKYDDDQLTPAERRYIEQKQRLDVHKLAKEANKSHRNRIEDFNQYLANMSEHYDIPKVGPG, encoded by the exons ATGTCGGCATATGACAATGTTATTGGTGGGAAGTTAAAGCTAAAAGGGAAGGCTTTAGATGTGAAAGCAGGTGgagtcaagaagaagaagaagaaacaaaagaaacaagaagaacaagCTCTTAAAATTACTGATCATCATGAACTCATAGAAG GAGAAAATACTGAAGCTTTGGGTGAATTGattggagaagaaggagaagaagatgaagcggGTATGAGTGAATTGGCGAAATACGACGATGATCAGTTAACGCCTGCAGAGAGAAGGTACATAGAGCAGAAGCAGAGACTGGATGTGCATAAACTGGCTAAGGAAGCAAACAAGTCTCACCGTAACAGGATTGAGGATTTCAATCAGTACCTGGCTAACATGAGCGAGCACTACGATATCCCTAAAGTCGGACCTGGTTAA